One stretch of Microvirga lotononidis DNA includes these proteins:
- a CDS encoding amidohydrolase, which yields MVLTNEDVVDLVAFRRKLHRTPELSRQEAQTARDVRAFLAATRPDQIMTGLGGYGIAAVYEGRQPGPTVMVRAELDGLPIEEISDLPYRSAIPGKAHLCGHDGHMAILAGLARALGRQRPQRGRAILMFQPAEEDGSGAAAVVADPRFREISPDFAFALHNLPGLPFGKAALAEGPVSCASRGMRVVLNGKTAHASMPETGISPVPVVAELMPALTALGRGGPMDDGFSMVTITHAKIGEPAFGVAPARAEIWATLRTLTDAGMEDLCVSAEHLVLNAAREKELSAEISYDDIFAHCENAPEAVAHLRRALDEESVPYDRGDLPMRASEDFGRFGQRAPAAMFFLGAGENHPSLHNPDYDFPDDLIGIGVRVFMRTLRNLLG from the coding sequence ATGGTTCTGACCAACGAGGACGTGGTCGATCTGGTGGCGTTCCGGCGCAAGCTCCACCGCACGCCCGAACTCTCGCGGCAGGAAGCGCAGACCGCGCGGGATGTCCGCGCCTTCCTGGCCGCGACGCGCCCGGACCAGATCATGACGGGCCTCGGTGGATATGGCATCGCGGCCGTCTACGAGGGCAGGCAGCCCGGACCGACGGTCATGGTCCGAGCGGAGCTCGACGGGCTGCCCATCGAGGAAATCTCGGATCTTCCCTATCGCTCGGCGATACCGGGCAAGGCGCATCTCTGCGGCCATGACGGGCATATGGCGATCCTGGCGGGGCTCGCCCGCGCGCTCGGGCGCCAGCGTCCGCAGCGTGGGCGCGCCATCCTGATGTTCCAGCCCGCGGAAGAGGACGGCTCGGGCGCCGCCGCCGTCGTGGCCGATCCGCGCTTTCGCGAGATCAGCCCGGACTTCGCCTTCGCCCTGCACAATCTCCCGGGTTTGCCGTTCGGCAAGGCCGCGCTGGCGGAGGGGCCGGTCAGTTGCGCATCCCGGGGCATGCGCGTCGTCCTGAACGGCAAGACCGCTCACGCATCGATGCCCGAGACCGGGATCTCTCCCGTCCCGGTCGTTGCCGAACTGATGCCGGCGCTGACGGCTTTGGGCCGTGGCGGTCCCATGGACGATGGCTTCTCCATGGTGACGATCACCCACGCGAAGATCGGCGAGCCCGCCTTCGGCGTGGCTCCGGCTCGCGCCGAGATCTGGGCGACCTTGCGCACCTTGACCGATGCCGGGATGGAGGATCTCTGCGTGAGCGCCGAGCATCTGGTCCTGAACGCAGCGCGGGAGAAAGAGCTCAGTGCCGAAATCTCCTATGACGACATCTTCGCGCATTGCGAGAACGCGCCGGAAGCCGTCGCTCATCTCCGCCGCGCCCTCGACGAGGAGAGCGTGCCGTACGACAGGGGCGACTTGCCCATGCGCGCTTCGGAGGATTTCGGCCGTTTCGGCCAGAGGGCGCCGGCCGCCATGTTCTTCCTCGGGGCCGGAGAGAACCATCCGAGCCTGCACAATCCCGATTACGATTTCCCGGACGACCTGATCGGCATCGGCGTCCGCGTGTTCATGCGGACTTTACGGAACCTGCTGGGGTAG
- the uxuA gene encoding mannonate dehydratase has product MEQTWRWFGPEDVVQLSHIRQTGASGIVTALHQIPYGVIWSVEEIEKRKALIAADSSLGLRWSVVESLPIHERIKIGEGDLTSLFDNYRQSMRNLAQCGVTTICYNFMPVVDWTRTELAHPLPGGATALRFNIHEFAAFDCFMLERPGAEADYSPEVVKRAKDWHVRSSESDRRKLLTNIMAGLPGAYDRYDVPGLRVMLDRYKDIDAGALRENLARFLREVIPTAEEVGIRMCIHPDDPPRPLMGLPRIVSNADDIAFILDAVDAPANGLTLCSGSLGANPINDVPAIAKRFADRIWFAHLRNVAKDPDGSFMEADHLGGDTDMVALVTALLEEQKRRKDAGETHWRIPMRPDHGHELLDDVGKPTHPGYPAIGRMRGLAELRGVMQAVSSLRGLPLQ; this is encoded by the coding sequence ATGGAACAGACCTGGCGTTGGTTCGGACCCGAGGACGTCGTCCAGCTTTCCCATATCCGCCAGACCGGCGCGAGCGGCATCGTCACCGCGCTGCATCAGATTCCCTACGGCGTCATCTGGAGCGTCGAGGAGATCGAGAAGCGCAAGGCGCTCATCGCTGCCGATTCCTCCCTGGGGCTGCGCTGGAGCGTGGTCGAGAGCCTGCCGATCCACGAGCGCATCAAGATCGGCGAAGGCGACCTGACGAGCCTGTTCGACAATTACCGGCAGTCCATGCGCAACCTCGCGCAATGCGGCGTCACCACGATCTGCTACAATTTCATGCCGGTGGTCGACTGGACCCGCACGGAACTCGCCCATCCGCTGCCAGGCGGCGCGACGGCGCTGCGCTTCAACATCCATGAATTCGCGGCCTTCGACTGCTTCATGCTGGAGCGCCCGGGCGCCGAGGCGGATTATTCTCCCGAAGTGGTAAAGCGCGCGAAGGACTGGCATGTCCGTTCGTCGGAGAGCGACCGGCGCAAGCTTCTCACCAACATTATGGCGGGCCTTCCGGGGGCCTATGACCGCTACGACGTTCCGGGCCTGCGCGTCATGCTCGACCGCTACAAGGATATCGACGCCGGGGCCTTGCGCGAAAACCTCGCCCGGTTCCTGCGCGAGGTGATCCCGACGGCGGAAGAAGTCGGCATCCGGATGTGCATCCACCCGGACGATCCGCCGCGTCCGCTCATGGGTTTGCCCCGCATCGTGTCCAACGCGGACGACATCGCCTTCATCCTCGACGCCGTCGATGCGCCCGCCAACGGCCTCACCCTGTGCAGCGGCTCGCTCGGCGCCAATCCCATCAACGACGTTCCGGCCATCGCGAAGCGCTTCGCGGACCGCATCTGGTTCGCCCACCTGCGCAACGTTGCCAAGGACCCGGATGGCTCCTTCATGGAGGCGGACCATCTCGGCGGCGACACGGACATGGTGGCCCTGGTCACGGCGCTGCTCGAAGAGCAGAAGCGCCGGAAGGATGCGGGCGAGACGCACTGGCGCATTCCCATGCGGCCGGACCACGGGCACGAGCTTCTCGACGATGTCGGCAAACCCACCCATCCCGGCTACCCCGCCATCGGTCGCATGAGAGGTCTCGCGGAACTGCGCGGCGTGATGCAGGCCGTATCATCACTTCGCGGATTGCCGCTCCAGTAG
- a CDS encoding GntR family transcriptional regulator: MTNRLALAKLDISREPMARQVTRALRQAIVSMRIAPGEMLSEQDLAQRFGVSRSPVREALIKLSEAGLVRVLPQRGTQVVKISRAAVEDARFIRVAVECAVVREAALKAPPVVLAELNASLTRQRRAQRATSSDDFMALDEEFHRLLAEAAGRPAAWRMIEDVKPQMDRVRYLDVKQATPRHLIVAQHADIVEAIKASDPVAAEQAMHQHLSEILRSLPELAAKHPDLFEPEPDALPEVLSA; the protein is encoded by the coding sequence ATGACCAATAGACTTGCCCTCGCGAAGCTCGATATCAGCCGTGAACCCATGGCCCGGCAGGTCACCCGCGCCCTTCGCCAGGCCATCGTCAGCATGAGGATCGCGCCGGGTGAAATGCTTTCCGAGCAGGATCTGGCGCAGCGATTCGGCGTGAGCCGTTCTCCGGTGCGCGAAGCTCTGATCAAGCTGAGCGAGGCCGGGCTCGTGCGGGTCCTGCCGCAGCGGGGCACCCAGGTGGTCAAGATCTCGCGCGCAGCCGTCGAGGATGCGCGCTTCATTCGCGTGGCGGTCGAATGCGCCGTCGTGCGCGAGGCGGCCCTGAAAGCCCCGCCGGTGGTCCTGGCCGAACTGAACGCCAGCCTGACCCGGCAGCGCCGGGCCCAGCGCGCCACCTCGTCGGACGATTTCATGGCTCTCGACGAGGAGTTTCACCGACTTCTCGCGGAAGCGGCCGGACGGCCGGCCGCCTGGCGCATGATCGAGGACGTGAAGCCGCAGATGGACCGGGTGCGCTATCTCGACGTGAAGCAGGCGACCCCGCGCCATCTCATCGTCGCGCAGCACGCGGACATCGTCGAGGCCATCAAGGCCTCCGATCCCGTCGCGGCCGAGCAGGCCATGCATCAGCACCTGAGCGAGATCCTGCGCTCCCTGCCCGAGCTCGCCGCAAAGCACCCGGACCTGTTCGAGCCCGAGCCCGATGCATTGCCGGAGGTGCTCAGCGCGTGA
- the uxaC gene encoding glucuronate isomerase: MLIHPDRLFPVEPAAREVARRLYAQVSDLPIVSPHGHTDPRWFAENKPFPDPATLFVIPDHYIFRMLYSQGVRLEDLGIPAKDGSPGERDPRAIWRRFASHYHLFRGTPTRLWLDHTFSTLFGFTERLSAENADTYYDRIDAALRTPEFRPRALFERFRIEAIATTESPLDPLKHHETIRQSGWTGRVVTAYRPDPVVDPEFEGFRQNLVRFGEITGCDTSTWSGYLDAHRTRRAFFRGYGATSTDHGHPTARTADLAQADAEALFRRVSTGEATPEDAELFRAQMLTEMAAMSVEDGMVMQLHPGSFRNHNDALYRRFGRDMGADIPLATDYVRALKPLLDRFGNEPNFTFILFTLDETSYSRELAPLAGHYPALKLGPAWWFFDAPEGMRRFRELTTETAGFYNTVGFNDDTRAYLSIPARHDVARRVDCAYLANLVTTHRLDEDEAHEVAYDLAYRLAKEAYKL; encoded by the coding sequence ATGTTGATCCACCCGGACCGGCTGTTTCCTGTCGAGCCCGCCGCCCGCGAAGTGGCGCGCAGGCTCTATGCGCAAGTCAGCGACCTGCCCATCGTGTCGCCGCACGGTCATACGGATCCGCGCTGGTTCGCCGAGAACAAGCCCTTCCCCGATCCGGCGACGCTCTTCGTCATTCCAGACCATTACATCTTCCGCATGCTCTACAGTCAGGGCGTGCGGCTGGAGGACCTTGGCATTCCCGCGAAGGACGGCTCTCCCGGCGAGCGCGATCCGCGGGCGATCTGGCGCCGCTTCGCGTCGCATTACCACCTCTTCCGCGGCACTCCCACGCGCCTCTGGCTCGACCATACCTTCTCGACCCTGTTCGGCTTCACGGAGCGACTTTCGGCCGAGAACGCCGATACCTATTACGACCGTATCGACGCGGCCCTGCGCACGCCGGAGTTCCGCCCCCGCGCCCTGTTCGAGCGCTTCCGCATCGAGGCCATCGCCACGACGGAAAGCCCGCTCGATCCGCTGAAACACCACGAGACCATCCGGCAATCCGGCTGGACGGGCAGGGTGGTGACGGCCTATCGGCCCGACCCGGTCGTCGATCCCGAATTCGAAGGCTTCCGGCAGAACCTCGTGCGCTTCGGCGAGATCACCGGATGCGATACCTCGACCTGGAGCGGCTATCTGGACGCGCACCGCACGCGGCGCGCCTTCTTTCGCGGGTATGGCGCGACGTCGACCGATCACGGCCACCCGACCGCGCGCACGGCGGACCTCGCGCAGGCCGACGCGGAGGCCCTGTTCCGCCGGGTCTCGACGGGAGAAGCGACGCCCGAGGATGCGGAGCTGTTCCGCGCTCAGATGCTGACCGAAATGGCCGCGATGAGCGTCGAGGACGGGATGGTGATGCAGCTGCATCCGGGCTCGTTCCGCAACCACAATGATGCGCTCTATCGCCGCTTCGGCCGCGACATGGGCGCCGACATTCCGCTGGCGACCGATTACGTCCGTGCCCTTAAGCCGCTCCTCGACCGCTTCGGCAACGAGCCGAACTTCACCTTCATCCTCTTCACCCTCGACGAGACGAGCTATTCGCGCGAGCTGGCGCCGCTGGCGGGCCATTACCCGGCGTTGAAGCTCGGTCCCGCCTGGTGGTTCTTCGATGCCCCGGAGGGCATGCGCCGCTTCCGCGAGCTCACCACGGAGACGGCGGGCTTCTACAACACGGTCGGCTTCAACGACGACACCCGCGCCTACCTGTCGATCCCGGCCCGGCACGACGTCGCCCGCCGGGTCGACTGCGCCTATCTCGCCAATCTCGTGACGACCCATCGCCTGGATGAGGACGAAGCGCACGAGGTGGCCTACGATCTCGCCTATCGCCTCGCGAAAGAGGCCTACAAGCTGTGA
- a CDS encoding ABC transporter substrate-binding protein gives MTNLITRRTFVGGVAGAAGVATLGGKAFAQATLPTSPVTLNVIDVAGNLALTQKAIENYRKAKPNLVSRITFTKATAPELAGKIKAQQDAGRVDIDLVLTGTDALSAGIEQKLWVDLIPGHANALPKLDDIYLAPAAKMQGLAKGQGVVVTYYPSGPLLEYMPDKVKTVPTTAEELLAYTKANPGRFLYARPANSGPGRTFIMGLPYILGDSNPQDPAKGWDKTWAYLKELGQNIEYYPSGTGAVMKELGEGSRDMTVSTTGWDINPRVLGVVPKEAKVAALKGFHWVADAHYMCVPKGLPNEKVAVLLDLMSFLLTKEQQAYTYDEGYFYPGPAVKGVTLDMAPAESQAAIKEFGRPEYEKWIAENPIELPLQPDQMVVAFRMWDEQVGGGKRK, from the coding sequence ATGACGAACCTGATCACCAGGCGGACTTTCGTCGGCGGGGTTGCCGGCGCCGCGGGCGTTGCGACCCTCGGCGGCAAGGCCTTCGCGCAGGCGACCCTGCCCACGAGCCCGGTTACCCTCAACGTCATCGACGTTGCCGGCAATCTGGCTCTGACCCAGAAAGCCATCGAGAACTACCGCAAGGCGAAGCCCAACCTGGTTTCGCGCATCACCTTCACCAAGGCGACGGCGCCGGAACTCGCAGGCAAGATCAAGGCGCAGCAGGATGCGGGCCGGGTCGACATCGACCTTGTGCTCACCGGCACCGATGCGCTATCCGCCGGCATCGAGCAGAAGCTCTGGGTCGACCTGATCCCCGGCCACGCGAATGCCCTGCCGAAGCTCGACGACATCTACCTCGCGCCCGCCGCCAAGATGCAGGGTCTGGCGAAAGGGCAGGGCGTCGTCGTGACCTATTACCCCTCGGGCCCGCTCCTCGAATACATGCCCGACAAGGTCAAGACCGTGCCGACCACGGCGGAGGAACTCCTGGCCTACACCAAGGCCAATCCGGGCCGCTTCCTCTATGCGCGTCCGGCGAATTCCGGCCCCGGCCGCACGTTCATCATGGGCCTGCCCTACATCCTCGGCGACAGCAACCCGCAGGATCCGGCCAAGGGCTGGGACAAGACCTGGGCCTATCTGAAGGAGCTGGGGCAGAACATCGAGTATTATCCGTCCGGCACCGGCGCTGTGATGAAGGAGCTGGGCGAAGGATCGCGCGACATGACCGTGTCGACCACCGGCTGGGACATCAACCCGCGCGTTCTCGGCGTCGTGCCGAAGGAGGCGAAGGTCGCGGCGCTCAAGGGCTTCCACTGGGTGGCGGACGCCCACTACATGTGCGTGCCCAAGGGACTGCCGAACGAGAAGGTCGCGGTCCTCCTCGACCTCATGAGCTTCCTGCTCACCAAGGAGCAGCAGGCCTACACCTACGACGAGGGCTACTTCTATCCGGGCCCGGCCGTGAAGGGCGTGACCCTCGACATGGCGCCTGCGGAAAGCCAGGCCGCCATCAAGGAGTTCGGTCGCCCCGAATACGAGAAGTGGATCGCCGAGAACCCCATCGAACTGCCGCTCCAGCCCGACCAGATGGTCGTCGCCTTCCGCATGTGGGACGAGCAGGTCGGCGGCGGCAAGCGCAAATAA
- a CDS encoding ABC transporter ATP-binding protein has protein sequence MTIALSQFDEVRLDHVSRDFGALNALRDVSLTIRRREFIALLGPSGCGKSTTLNCIAGLLPVTGGAIWLDKSRVDTLRPEERGFGMVFQNYALFPHLNVRQNIGFGLKMRGRPKAEIDRKVDEALSLVRLQGQENKLPGQLSGGQQQRVAIARAIVIEPPLVLMDEPLSNLDAKLRLEMRAEIRRIHNELGATTIYVTHDQDEALSLADRIVVLRDGVVRQVGTPKELYEAPSHLDVADFMGFRNKLKGKVVGTEGGRAILDVEGARISGVARETLSAGSSAYAAIRPDDLMVGEAGPNAIAANVDTIEYRGREFVGTAHSAGGLDFVFRSHQPVEPGSNVHLRADDQRVLVFAEPIQGRH, from the coding sequence ATGACCATTGCCCTTTCCCAGTTCGACGAAGTGCGGCTCGATCATGTGAGCCGGGACTTCGGGGCGCTCAACGCTCTGCGCGACGTTTCCCTCACGATCCGGCGGCGCGAGTTCATCGCGCTGCTCGGGCCTTCGGGTTGCGGGAAATCGACGACGTTGAACTGCATCGCGGGTCTCCTGCCGGTGACCGGCGGGGCGATCTGGCTCGACAAGAGCCGGGTCGACACGCTGCGTCCCGAGGAGCGCGGGTTCGGGATGGTGTTCCAGAACTACGCGCTCTTTCCCCATCTCAACGTGCGCCAGAACATCGGCTTCGGCCTCAAGATGCGCGGCAGGCCCAAGGCGGAGATCGACCGCAAGGTCGACGAGGCCCTGAGCCTCGTGCGTCTCCAGGGCCAGGAGAACAAGCTGCCGGGCCAGCTCTCCGGCGGCCAGCAGCAGCGCGTGGCGATCGCCCGCGCCATCGTCATCGAGCCGCCGCTGGTGCTGATGGATGAGCCCTTGTCGAATCTCGATGCCAAGCTGCGCCTCGAAATGCGCGCGGAGATCCGGCGCATCCACAACGAACTCGGCGCCACGACCATCTACGTCACCCACGACCAGGACGAGGCCCTATCGCTCGCCGATCGCATCGTCGTGCTGCGCGACGGAGTAGTGCGGCAGGTCGGCACCCCGAAGGAGCTTTACGAGGCTCCGTCCCATCTCGACGTGGCCGATTTCATGGGCTTCCGCAACAAGCTGAAAGGCAAAGTGGTCGGAACCGAGGGCGGCCGCGCCATTCTCGACGTGGAAGGCGCGCGGATCAGCGGCGTCGCTCGGGAAACTCTCTCGGCCGGCTCCAGCGCCTATGCGGCCATCCGCCCGGACGATCTCATGGTCGGCGAGGCCGGGCCGAACGCCATTGCGGCCAATGTCGACACCATCGAGTATCGCGGCCGCGAATTCGTCGGAACCGCCCATTCGGCCGGCGGGCTCGATTTCGTGTTCCGCTCCCATCAGCCGGTCGAGCCCGGATCGAACGTGCACCTGCGGGCGGACGACCAGCGGGTTCTCGTCTTCGCGGAGCCGATCCAGGGGAGGCATTGA
- a CDS encoding ABC transporter permease → MDALAPTAPVEHGPSLRQRLAARGFDAVTLLVIPAAIFSLLLFVYPFAFGFILSFEPKAGGDWLANYKRFFSDPFLYDTIGNTLRLAIPVTLLNLLLAVPIAFRVRLMRRQRLLTTILVLPITLGTVLVAEGLLNYLGPQGWFNRTLMTFGLISQPLKLVHNYWGVFASLVITGFPFTFLLTLSYVTGIDPALEQAAATLGASAWQRFRHVYLPLLMPGFAITFCLSFVQAFSVFPSAVLLGEPAGITRVISIAAATAAFEEYDYSMASAIAMIMGFVQLAIVVAVLASRGLFYRGPASGAKG, encoded by the coding sequence ATGGACGCCCTTGCTCCCACGGCCCCGGTCGAGCACGGCCCGAGCCTGCGCCAGCGTCTCGCGGCGCGAGGCTTCGACGCGGTCACCCTGCTCGTCATCCCGGCGGCGATCTTCAGCCTGCTGCTCTTCGTCTATCCCTTCGCGTTCGGGTTCATCCTGTCCTTCGAGCCGAAGGCGGGCGGCGATTGGCTGGCCAATTACAAGCGCTTCTTCTCCGATCCGTTCCTCTACGACACGATCGGCAACACGCTGCGGCTCGCGATTCCCGTCACGCTCCTCAACCTGCTGCTGGCGGTGCCGATCGCCTTCCGCGTGCGCCTGATGCGGCGCCAGCGCCTGCTCACCACGATCCTCGTCCTGCCGATCACCCTGGGAACGGTCCTCGTGGCCGAGGGGCTCTTGAACTATCTCGGCCCGCAGGGCTGGTTCAATCGCACGCTCATGACCTTCGGGCTGATCTCGCAGCCCCTGAAGCTCGTCCACAACTACTGGGGCGTCTTCGCCTCGCTGGTGATCACGGGCTTTCCGTTTACCTTCCTGCTGACGCTCTCCTACGTCACGGGCATCGACCCGGCGCTCGAGCAGGCGGCCGCGACGCTCGGCGCCAGCGCGTGGCAGCGCTTCCGCCACGTCTATCTGCCGCTGCTCATGCCGGGCTTCGCCATCACCTTCTGCCTATCGTTCGTGCAGGCCTTCTCGGTGTTCCCCTCGGCGGTGCTGCTGGGCGAGCCCGCAGGCATCACCCGCGTCATCTCGATTGCCGCGGCGACGGCGGCCTTCGAGGAATACGACTACTCCATGGCCTCGGCCATCGCCATGATCATGGGTTTCGTGCAGCTCGCCATCGTGGTGGCGGTGCTCGCCTCGCGCGGCCTGTTCTACCGTGGCCCCGCTTCCGGCGCGAAAGGGTAA
- a CDS encoding ABC transporter permease, producing the protein MIRDTTLGSKLWAAAIWFLVGFFVINLFAMIATVVTSSFATRWLGTWLPVGFTTRWYSSAWSEFQLWDVLLVTFQVIAAVVFVSGALGVTAAYALARREFAGKRLLILLFLLPLMIPPITFGIPLATVLYQTGLAGTFWGVVAANLVPTVPFVILVMIPFIEQIDPKIEAAARVFGANTFKLFIHVLLPLLLPGILAALLLVLVRTIAMFELTFLVAGPTSQTLVVALYYAVFAAGVRAVQSIDAMAVIYMVTTLVWLIIALRFVNPTQIVTRAKQQPAH; encoded by the coding sequence ATGATCCGCGATACGACACTCGGCTCCAAGCTCTGGGCGGCGGCCATCTGGTTCCTCGTCGGCTTCTTCGTCATCAACCTCTTCGCCATGATCGCCACCGTGGTGACGAGCTCGTTCGCTACCCGGTGGCTCGGCACATGGCTGCCGGTGGGCTTCACCACGCGCTGGTATTCCTCCGCCTGGAGCGAGTTCCAGCTCTGGGACGTGCTGCTCGTGACCTTCCAGGTGATCGCCGCCGTGGTGTTCGTGTCCGGCGCGCTCGGCGTGACGGCCGCATACGCGCTCGCCCGCCGCGAATTCGCGGGAAAGCGGCTTCTCATCCTGCTCTTCCTGCTGCCGCTGATGATCCCGCCGATCACCTTCGGCATCCCGCTGGCGACCGTGCTCTACCAGACCGGTCTGGCAGGTACGTTCTGGGGGGTCGTGGCGGCCAATCTCGTGCCGACCGTTCCCTTCGTGATCCTCGTCATGATCCCGTTCATCGAACAGATCGACCCGAAGATCGAGGCGGCCGCCCGGGTGTTCGGCGCCAACACGTTCAAGCTCTTCATCCACGTGCTTCTGCCGCTGCTCCTGCCCGGCATCCTGGCGGCCCTGCTGCTGGTGCTGGTGCGCACCATCGCCATGTTCGAGCTGACCTTCCTGGTGGCGGGCCCGACGAGCCAGACGCTCGTGGTGGCGCTCTACTACGCGGTCTTCGCCGCGGGCGTGCGCGCCGTTCAGTCCATCGACGCCATGGCGGTGATCTACATGGTGACGACGCTCGTCTGGCTCATCATCGCCCTGCGCTTCGTCAACCCGACGCAGATCGTCACCCGCGCGAAGCAGCAGCCGGCGCATTGA
- a CDS encoding mannitol dehydrogenase family protein, whose amino-acid sequence MSDRLNEDSLADLPDGIRRPAYDRRAVKTGIVHLGIGAFHRAHQAVYTDDVLGLDPQWGIVAASLRSPDTFDALAPQDGLYTLSVRSREGEALRIIGSIRQVIVAPRATDDLLDAMADPRTKIVTLTVTEKGYCHDPATGTLNEAHPDIVHDLAYLKTPRSAPGFIVEALRRRRRAGVPPFTVLTCDNLPSNGRTVKRVLTRFAELVDPDLGRFVADEVSCPSTMVDRIVPATSDQDRQRIGEALHVEDAWPVVTEPFTQWVIEDRFPQGRPAWENAGAEFVADVEPYEHMKLRLLNGSHSTLAYLGYLAGYETVADTMADPAFVRLVEGLMDEEVTPTLHMPPGADLASYKRALVERFKNPALKHRTWQIAMDGSQKLPQRLLGTVRDRLRDGGSIARLSLGVAAWMRYVTGVDEKGSAIDVRDPMAARLRELADRAGGEAGSLANALFGIREIFGDDLANDPRFTQPVTAHLARLHEKGAKRTVAELGAE is encoded by the coding sequence ATGTCAGACCGCTTGAACGAAGATTCCCTTGCCGATCTGCCGGATGGTATCCGGCGTCCCGCCTACGACCGGCGGGCGGTGAAGACCGGGATCGTGCATCTCGGGATCGGGGCCTTTCACCGGGCGCATCAGGCGGTCTACACCGACGACGTGCTCGGGCTCGATCCTCAATGGGGCATCGTGGCGGCGAGCCTCCGCAGTCCCGATACCTTCGACGCGCTGGCGCCGCAGGACGGGCTCTATACCCTCTCCGTGCGCTCGCGGGAGGGCGAGGCGCTGCGCATCATCGGGTCCATCCGCCAGGTCATCGTCGCCCCGCGCGCCACGGACGACCTCCTCGATGCGATGGCCGACCCGCGAACGAAGATCGTCACGCTGACGGTCACCGAGAAGGGCTATTGCCACGATCCGGCGACCGGCACCCTGAACGAAGCCCATCCCGATATCGTGCATGACCTCGCATATCTGAAGACGCCGCGTTCCGCGCCGGGCTTCATCGTAGAGGCCCTGCGCCGCCGCCGCCGGGCGGGCGTGCCGCCCTTCACGGTTCTGACCTGCGACAACCTTCCCTCCAACGGGCGCACGGTGAAGCGGGTTCTCACGCGCTTCGCCGAACTGGTCGATCCGGATCTCGGCCGGTTCGTGGCGGACGAGGTGTCCTGCCCCTCGACCATGGTCGACCGGATCGTGCCCGCGACCAGCGACCAGGACCGGCAGCGCATCGGCGAGGCTCTGCACGTGGAAGATGCCTGGCCCGTCGTGACCGAGCCTTTCACCCAATGGGTCATCGAGGACCGCTTCCCCCAGGGGCGGCCGGCCTGGGAGAACGCGGGGGCCGAGTTCGTCGCGGACGTGGAACCCTACGAGCACATGAAGCTCAGGCTGCTCAACGGCAGCCATTCGACGCTCGCCTATCTCGGCTATCTCGCGGGCTACGAGACGGTGGCTGACACCATGGCCGATCCGGCCTTCGTTCGGCTCGTCGAAGGGCTCATGGACGAGGAGGTCACCCCGACGCTCCACATGCCGCCCGGCGCCGACCTCGCCTCCTACAAGCGCGCGCTGGTCGAGCGCTTCAAGAACCCGGCCCTGAAGCACCGCACCTGGCAGATCGCCATGGACGGGTCCCAGAAGCTGCCGCAACGCCTCCTCGGCACGGTGCGCGACCGCCTGCGCGACGGCGGCTCCATCGCGCGCCTGTCCCTCGGGGTGGCGGCCTGGATGCGCTATGTCACGGGCGTCGACGAGAAGGGCTCCGCCATCGACGTCCGCGATCCCATGGCGGCGCGTTTGCGGGAGCTGGCCGACCGGGCAGGGGGCGAAGCCGGGAGCCTGGCGAATGCCCTGTTCGGCATCCGCGAGATCTTCGGCGATGACCTGGCGAACGACCCGCGCTTCACGCAACCCGTGACGGCGCATCTGGCGCGTCTCCATGAGAAGGGCGCCAAGAGGACGGTTGCGGAGCTTGGAGCGGAGTAG
- a CDS encoding SET domain-containing protein has protein sequence MNMKPAEGPFRIGRSETGLGLFATDVIEKGTFIIEYVGPKITNEEVQRRRNTRYLFEISDRWTIDGSPRWNTARYINHGCRPNAEATVSRGRIRIKAIKRIKPGDEITYNYGKSYFETFIKPMGCRCKSCVSKRAKLAAE, from the coding sequence ATGAACATGAAACCTGCAGAAGGCCCGTTTCGCATTGGGCGATCGGAAACCGGCCTCGGCCTCTTTGCGACCGATGTGATCGAGAAGGGCACCTTCATCATCGAGTATGTCGGGCCGAAGATCACGAACGAGGAAGTCCAGCGCCGACGCAACACGCGCTACCTGTTCGAGATCAGCGACCGCTGGACCATCGACGGCTCGCCCCGCTGGAACACCGCCCGCTACATCAATCACGGATGCCGCCCCAATGCCGAGGCCACGGTGTCGCGCGGCCGGATCCGCATCAAGGCGATCAAGCGCATCAAGCCGGGTGACGAGATCACCTACAATTACGGCAAGAGCTACTTCGAGACCTTCATCAAGCCGATGGGCTGCCGGTGCAAATCGTGCGTGAGCAAGCGGGCGAAGCTGGCGGCCGAGTGA